One genomic region from Bubalus kerabau isolate K-KA32 ecotype Philippines breed swamp buffalo chromosome 7, PCC_UOA_SB_1v2, whole genome shotgun sequence encodes:
- the SPARCL1 gene encoding SPARC-like protein 1 produces the protein MKTVVFFLCILGAAGAIPTQARFLSDHSNPTADSLSFFQEAETSEHTAIPLVEVEDAENEKETATSIEDHSQHTPEKSSLLKSKEENHDQSADQKESYKQNLGLQDQEKTASDLTENLEYSPTEGTLDLKEDMSEPQKEKLPESFLAHDVSSIVDSNQQESITKTEENQEQPVDDSHPQLNSQDLSDQGNQDQDTNGEEEGEKEPGEVGTHNDGEERETELPNEPSNNKQEEDSTQSDAVLEESYQPTQESKMQKEELEQGSREQEEENTNAETEEETASKIDKPSQDTEWQSQEGKPGPEVISNHEEMDKKTLSEPLLVEPTDGVNDVAINHGAKDDSDDGPRYDASEDDFTPSEEFLKNERAQSIYYHMEYEEQIEKALENENVYSSEPVENQRAKKAESSPKEDESSTEDNTRVHSVDSCLSFQCKRGHICKADQHGKPHCVCQDPASCPPTKLLDQVCGTDNQTYASSCHLFATKCRMERTKKGHQLQLDYFGACKSIPACTDFEVTQFPLRMRDWLKNILMQLYEPNPEHSGYLNEKQRNKVKKIYLDEKRLLAGDHSIDLLLRDFKKNYHMYVYPVHWQFSELDQHPRDRVLTHSELAPLRASLVPMEHCITRFFEECDPNKDKHITLKEWGHCFEIKEEDIDENLLF, from the exons acacaAGCAAGGTTCCTATCTGATCATTCCAACCCAACTGCTGACTCCTTGAGTTTCTTCCAAGAGGCTGAAACATCTGAGCACACTGCAATCCCTCTTGTAGAGGTTGAAgatgcagaaaatgaaaaggaaactgcAACATCCATAGAAGACCATTCCCAACATACG cctgAAAAATCTTCATTGCTAAAGTCAAAGGAGGAAAACCATGACCAGTCAGCAGATCAGAAAGAGAGTTACAAGCAAAATCTGGGATTACAGGACCAAGAGAAAACTGCAAGTGACTTAACTGAGAATTTGGAGTATTCACCAACTGAAGGCACATTGGACCTAAAAGAAGACATGAGTGAACCTCAAAAGGAGAAACTCCCAGAGAGCTTCCTTGCTCATGATGTTAGTTCCATTGTAGATTCTAACCAACAAGAAAGCATCACAAAGACAGAGGAAAACCAAGAACAACCTGTAGATGACTCCCATCCTCAGTTGAACAGTCAAGACCTAAGTGATCAAGGAAACCAAGATCAGGACACAaatggagaagaggaaggagagaaagagccaGGTGAAGTGGGTACCCACAACGATGGAGAAGAAAGGGAGACAGAGCTTCCCAATGAGCCTTCTAACAACAAGCAGGAAGAAGACAGTACCCAATCAGATGCTGTTTTGGAAGAGTCCTATCAACCAACTCAAGAAAGCAAGATGCAGAAAGAGGAACTTGAACAGGGTAGCCGAGAACAAGAAGAGGAAAACACCAATGCAGAAACGGAAGAAGAAACTGCATCAAAAATCGACAAGCccagtcaagatacagaatggCAGAGCCAAGAAGGAAAGCCTGGCCCTGAAGTTATCAGCAACCATGAGGAGATGGATAAAAAGACCCTTTCTGAACCTCTATTGGTGGAGCCTACTGATGGTGTTAACGACGTGGCCATAAATCATGGGGCTAAGGATGACAGCGATGATGGCCCCAGATACGATGCAAGTGAGGACGACTTCACCCCAAGTGAGGAGTTCCTGAAGAATGAAAGAGCTCAGTCCATTTACTATCACATGGAATATGAGGAGCAAATAGAAAAGGCACTAGAGAATGAGAACGTATATTCCAGTGAACCTGTAGAAAACCAACGG GCCAAGAAAGCAGAGAGCTCACCGAAAGAAGATGAGAGTTCAACTGAAGACAACACGAGGGTGCACAGTGTCG ATTCTTGCCTGAGCTTCCAGTGCAAAAGAGGACACATCTGCAAGGCTGATCAACATGGAAAACCCCACTGTGTCTGCCAAGATCCAGCATCTTGTCCTCCTACAAAACTCCTTGACCAA GTTTGTGGCACTGACAATCAGACCTATGCCAGCTCCTGTCATCTCTTTGCTACTAAGTGCAGAATGGAGAGGACGAAAAAGGGGCACCAACTGCAGCTGGATTACTTTGGAGCCTGCAAAT CTATTCCTGCTTGTACGGACTTCGAAGTGACCCAGTTTCCTCTAAGGATGAGAGACTGGCTCAAGAATATCCTTATGCAGCTTTATGAACCTAACCCTGAGCACTCTGGATATCTGAACGAGAAGCAGAGAAATAAA GTCAAGAAAATTTACCTGGATGAAAAGAGACTCTTGGCTGGAGACCATTCCATCGACCTTCTCTTAAGAGACTTTAAGAAAAACTACCACATGTACGTGTATCCTGTGCATTGGCAGTTCAGCGAGCTGGACCAGCATCCTCGGGACAG AGTCCTGACCCACTCTGAGCTCGCGCCTTTGCGAGCATCTCTCGTGCCCATGGAACACTGCATAACACGCTTCTTTGAAGAGTGTGACCCCAACAAGGATAAGCACATCACCCTGAAGGAGTGGGGCCACTGCTTTGAAATTAAAGAAG aAGACATAGATGAAAATCTCCTGTTTTGA